The Bacteriovorax sp. PP10 nucleotide sequence ATAGAGGCGGAAGAACTTGTCACGCGGCCATAATTAGTCGAGAGCATGGAGTGCCTTGTGTTGTTGGAACAGAATCGGCCACTGAATTATTAAACGATAATCAAAATATTACTGTTTCATGCGCAGAGGGCGATGAAGGAATAGTTTATGAAGGTATTCTTCCTTTTAAGGAAGAGAAAGTTGATTGGAAACAAATTCAAAAAACAAAAACCAAGATCATGGTTAATATGGGAAACCCGGCCCAGGCCCTCACTGCCTCACTTTTACCCGTAGATGGAGTAGGTCTGGTGAGAATTGAATTTATAATCACGGAGTCTATTCGAATTCACCCAATGGCCTTGGCCCACTACGATCAAATAAAAGACTTATCCGTACTCAATCAAATTCGTGATGTTCTAGGTGTCTATGGAAATAATCCAGAACAATATTTTATCGATAAACTTTCTGAAGGCGTGGGGATAATTGCAGGAGCATTTTATCCTCGTCCTGTGATTGTTCGTTTCTCTGATTTTAAAACAAATGAGTATGCCAGTTTGGTAGGAGGCAAGCAGTTTGAATCCTCTGAAGAAAATCCAATGATAGGTTTTAGAGGGGCCTCTAGATATTATGATGATCTCTATCGTGATGGCTTTGCCCTTGAATGTAAGGCCATTAAAAAGTTAAGAGAAGTTGTTGGGTTGACTAATATAAAAGTCATGATTCCTTTTTGTCGTTCCCCGGAAGAAGGTCAAAAAGTTATTGAAGAGATGAAAAAAAATGGCATTATTCAAGGTGAGGCGGGTTTAGAAATTTATGTCATGTCTGAAATTCCAACCAATGTTTTAAGAGCACAGGAATTTGCAAAATATTTTGATGGTTTTTCAATTGGTTCAAATGATTTAACTCAAATGGTACTTGGAGTTGATCGTGATTCGTCAAAGATTAGTCATCTTTTCAATGAGAAAGATCCGGCAGTCTTAAAAATGCTTCAAATGGCAATAAGTGCAGCTAAAAAAGCGGGACGTCCTATTGGAATTTGCGGACAGGCACCAAGTGATTACCCGGAAATTTCTGAACTTCTGGTTAAAGAAGGAATAAATTCTATATCGGTTACTACTGATGCGGTTTTTAAAACAATTCGAATTGTATCTGAAGTTGAAAAAATGGATGGGAGACTTTATGAAAGTCGCCATGTTTAGCACTCATGAATATGAAAAAGAATATTTTTTGCAAGAATCAAAAAGTTTTAATCATGAACTCATTTTTTTAGAAACGCGACTGACCGAAGAAACGGCAAAAGAAGCAAATGCTATTCCTTGTGTTTGTGCTTTCGTTAATGACAACCTGGATTTCAAAACACTTTCGCTCCTTACTCAGGGAGGCACTAAGTTAGTGGCCTTACGTTCTACCGGGTTTAATCATGTAGATCTTATTGCCTGTAAGAAATTAGGTTTAAGTGTTGTGCGTGTACCTGATCACTCACCCCACGCAGTTGCTGAGCATGCAGTCTCATTGATTCTATCGTTGAACAGGCAAATTCCTCGTTCTTATAATCGAGTGAGGGATGGCAATTTCTCAATTGAAGGTCTGGTAGGGTTTGACCTAAGTAAAAAAACTGTGGGAATTATAGGTACAGGAAAAATAGGGAGTGTAATGGCCAGAATTATGCTTGGATTTGGTTGTGATGTGATTGCGCATGACTTAATTCATAATCAGACACTTTCAAGTATTGGTGTTCAATATGTTTCTTTAGATAAACTCTTAAGAACTTCAGACATCATTTCATTGCATCTCCCTTTAACGAATAAAACACATTACATTATTAATGAAGAAGCTTTGGCAAAGACAAAAGATGGAGTCATGCTGATTAATACTGGGCGAGGTGCTTTAATAGATACAAAAGAGCTTATTGAATCCTTAAAACAGGGGAGGATTGGTTATGCTGGTCTAGATGTATACGAGAAGGAGGAAGGAATTTTTTTTGAAGATCATTCAGGAAAAATAATTGAAGATGATATGCTTTCAAGATTAATGACATTTCCTAATGTTATAATTACTTCCCACCACGCCTTTTTGACTAAAGAAGCACTTCGAAATATTGCATTAACTACGCTTCAGAATATTGCAGATTTCGAAAGTGAGGGAACACTCATAAATGAGGTTATTCCTGAATTTTAAACTCTCTCCAAACTGGTAGCTTTAGAGCATTCCACTTCAGCATTCCTCCATCCATATTATACACTTCAGAAAATCCGGCCGATAAAGCGTCCTGAGTTGCTTGGCCCGAGCGCCCTCCTGATCGACAGACAAAAATAAGTTGTTTGGTTTTCTCAGTTTTGTTGATAAAATTTTTCAAATCTGGACCTAGGGTTACAAGTTTTGCACTCTCAATATGCCCAAGTTCTGCAGTGAATTCTTCCAGTCTTCTAACATCAATGATCTCAAAATTTGAAAGCTCATTAACATCTTCTGGGTTAATCGTTGGTATTCCATCTTTTATGTAAAATTTAGTACTCATTTTTCCTCCTACAATTTTCCAGATTTTAACTGAACATTTAAAGGCAATTTTAAATATGATTTTCCGTTTGCCTCGGCGCTTGGTAAGTGACCAGCATCAATATTTACTTGAATGCTCGGTAAAAGCAATCTGGGCGTTGCTAATTTTTTGTCTCTGGATTCTCGAAATTCAACATATTCAGTTTCAGTTGTCTTGGCAGAGAGCTGGATATTTTTTAACTTACTTTCACCGATAGTTGTATGGAAAAGCATTTCTCGGCCATTAGGACTGTAGTCATGCCCTACATAAACATTGGTCTCATCAGGAAGTGAGTACAAGTTTTTTGAAATAGAATGATAGAGATCGTGAGCACTTCCTTTAGGGAAATCACATCTTCCTGTACCGTAGTCAGGCATAAATAAGGCATCCCCAACAAAGACAGAATTTTCAAATTGATAACTCATACAGGCCGGTGTGTGACCAGGAGTGGGGAAAGCTTTCATATGGAGGGAGCCAAAATTAATCTCTTCAAAATCTTTGAAGAGATGATCGAATTGAGATCCATCTATCTTGAGATCATTTAAATTGAAATGTGATTTAAAAACTTCTTGAACAATTTTTATTTTTTCACCAATGCCATGCACGGCCTTGGGAAATAATTGTTTTAATATTTGCGAACTTGAAAGGTGATCGGCATGTGCGTGTGTTTCGAGAATCGCTTTTACATTAAGTTGGTTCTGATTGATATAATCAATAACTTTTTGAATGCTATGGTCATCAATTTTTCCCGAAGGTGGATCAAAATCAAGTACAGGGTCAATGATCACTGTATCGTTTGTTTTTTCATCGATAACTAAATAAGTAAGAGTAAAAGTATCCGGATCAAAGAAGTGTTGTATTTTCATTTTATACCTCCAACTTGGCCTATTTTTATAATACTCCCCTTAGTTACGCTATTCAATTGATTAATTGAATAATGAGTGGTATATTAATACTATTGAGAGGTTAGAGTGGATAAATTGCAACTATTAAAGAAACAACAAGGAAGTATCTTCGAATCTATGGCGGGGATATTAAGTGCAATTGCTGCACCTGTTAGAATTCGATTAATCCATTTTCTCTCACAGGCACCGCTAACAGTTGAAGTCTTAGCGGCCAAGACTGATCAAAGTGTAGCGAACACTTCAATGCACTTAAGAAAAATGCTTAATGAAGGTTTGGTAAATGTAGAGAGCATGGGACAAAAAAGACTTTATACTTTAGAACCTGCAGTTTTAGACTTCTGGGAATCCTATCAGGATTTCATTCAAAAATTGGATCCAACTTTGAAAATAAATTCGCAGGAATTGGGTGGAGATATTAGTTGGACAGAAGATTGGGAAGAAACAAGAAAGCTTATAAAGAAGCAAGAAATTATTTTTTTGGATGTTAGGCCAAACGACGAAGTAACTGATGAAAAAGAATTTCCTTCAATTGTGCATATTTCACAACAAGATTTAAAACAAAATTTAAGTAAGCTTCCCAAACGAAAAAAGATTCTCGTTTTTTGTCGTGGTCGCATGTGTGCACTTTCTGCCTATTCTGTTAATTATCTAAGAGAGAATGGATACAAGGCCTATCGCCTGGAAGAGTCATGGACGCGTTTGAAAAAAGAATTATTAAAGTAGGAGTCTAAAATGATAAATGCAATTATTGGCGGAGTGCTTATTGGACTTGCTGTAAGTTTGATGCTGTTGTTTAACGGAAGAGTGACCGGAATTAGCGGAATCCTCGGCGGTATTATCAAGCCTCAAAAAAATGATCTCAACTGGAGAGTGGCCTTTGTAGGTGGTCTTCTATTTGGTGGTATAATTCTTCGCTTTTTAAAACCGGAAGCCTTTATCCAGGTTTCTTCAGCGCTATCGATTGATTATATCATTGCAGGGCTTTTAGTCGGATTTGGAACACTCTTAGGTAACGGATGTACTTCTGGTCATGGAGTGTGTGGGATCTCACGACTTTCAATTCGCTCCATCGTAGCGACTTTAACTTTCATTCTTTTTGGAGTGATCAGCGTTCTTATTTTTAAATTTGTGCGAGGTTCTCTATGAAAATTTTTATAGCATTTATTGTGGGTCTTATTTTTGCTTTAGGTCTTGGAATAAGCGGCATGACAGAAGTTCAAGTCGTGAGAGGTTTTTTAGATGTAACTGGAGATTGGAATTACTCCTTAGTAGGAGTTATGGCCGGGGCCATCTTTGTTCATTCTATTTTTTTTTATTTCATAAAAAAGAGAAGTTCTCCGTTACTAGATACTAAATTTCATCTACCTACACGTAAAGATTTAGACTGGCGATTGATTACTGGTGCGGCCATATTTGGATTAGGCTGGGGATGGGCAGGGATTTGTCCTGGTCCAGGAATCGTTGCGGTGACCAGTGGTAATATTAATATCATAATCTTTATCGTGTCTATGTTAGTTGGTATGGGAATATTTAAACTATTCGAAGATAAGATAAAATGATTGAACTAATATGTGGAATATTAATTGGAACTGTAATGGGTCTAACAGGGGCCGGGGGAGCACTCGTTGCGATTCCTCTGTTCATGCAGTTTATGGGGCAAAGCTTAAAAGAAGCCTCTCTTTATTCTTTAGTCGCTGTAGTATTGGCATCACTATTAAATTTTTTGGCCCAAAAATCCTTTGCACAATATAAAACTGGATTGCTGATTGTTATTGCTTCGGCCGCAGGAAGCTATCTGACGGCACCATTTAAGGCCGCATTATCTTCATTCTGGATCGCGATTATATTATCGCTCGTTTCTTTATATGCTTTGTATAGTGTCTGGTTTCCAGTAAAAATAAAAACGGATGATCAACCATCTCATGAAAGCTTTTGGCTCTCAACTTTAGTTGGATTGGCCTTAGGAGCACTGACGACTTTTACTGGTCTCGGCGGTGGTGTACTGATGCTTCCAATACTGCTTGGTCTTTATCATTTCAAACAACCGAATGCCGTGGCTACAAGTCTTTTTGCAGTGGGGCTGTCTTCGCTGAGTTCTTTAGTAATCCAAATTCATCAAGGGGCAGATTTTAAAATAGGAATAGGCTTTTTTTATCTGTTAGGTGGAATTTTAGCAGCAGTATTCTTATTAAAAAGACTTTCGCAGCGTTTGAGTATGGATATTTTAATCAAGATAAGACAGATCGTATTTTCTGGTGTCGTTTTATTGGCCCTAGCAAAAATCTTAAGGTTTTAAATGAAATATTTTGAAGTTTTTTTTACATTTTTTCGATTGGGTTTAACTTCGTTTGGAGGCCCCGTTGCACATTTAAGTTATTTCCATGATGAATTTGTTAAAAAGAAAAAATGGATAAATGAACACGCTTATGCTGACCTTGTGGCCTTATGCCAATTTCTTCCGGGGCCTGCCAGTAGTCAAGTCGGAATGGCGATTGGATTAAATCGAGCAGGCATCATTGGGGCAATTGTAGCATGGATAGGATTTACAATTCCTTCCGCAATCATTCTCATCCTTTTTGGATTAGGAATGACCCACTTAAATTTGAATGCACACCAAGGCTGGCTTCACGGTCTTAAAGTTGTTGCTGTTTCAGTTGTTGCCCAAGCAGTTTATAATATGGGAAAAAAACTTTGCCCAGATAAAGAGCGTATTTCAATTGCTCTTTTTTCTAGCGTGATTGTATTGTTCTTCAATTCAGCTTTTATTCAGATTTTAGTATTAGTCCTGGCAGGAATTTTTGGTGCCTACTTTTTTAAAGAAACAAAAGAGCTTCCTCATATTCCCATGGAGAGTGGAGTTAAGAAAAAAACGGGAGCAAGTTTTTTAATTATCTTTTTAGTCATATTAATTTTACTTCCGGTATTTAGATCAGTTTTTCATTATCAGGCAATAAATCTTTTTGATAGCTTCTATAGAGTCGGTTCACTCGTTTTTGGTGGAGGACATGTCGTTCTCCCTCTAATTCAGTCGGAAGTTGTTCCAACTGGATGGGTCTCAAAAGATTTATTTATGGCAGGCTATGGTTTGGCCCAAGCTATCCCTGGACCGCTATTTGCTTTTAGTGCTTATATCGGTGCTGTTTCTAATTTATATCCTAATGGATGGTTAGGGGGGATACTTTGTTTGGTTGCGGCCTTCCTACCAGCATTTCTTTTAATCGTTGGTATATTACCATTTTGGGAAAGGCTCAGAAGTTTCCCACGCATAAGACAATCAATGCTTGGAATAAATGCTTCTGTCGTTGGAATTTTGCTAGCGGCACTTTATCATCCGGTTTGGACGAGTGCAGTTTTTTCGGCGAAAGATTTTGCATTAGCTTCTGTTGGTTTTTTATTATTAGAGCGCTGGAAGCTTGCTTCATGGATAGTCGTACTGTTAACTGTTTTAATAAGCTTTTTGATTTATTGATTATAGCGAAACGGCATGAAGACCATTACATATAACGCGCAGGCACTTAAAGAAAAAGAAAATAAGTTCTAAAGTATTGGCTTACTAATTTATTACAAGGTTATTATATGTCAGATGAAAGTCAGGTCTGTCCGAAATGCAATTCACCTTATGGGTATCAAGATAGAAATTTATGGGTTTGTCCAGAGTGTGCGCATGAGTGGACATTGGCAACTGTAGAAGCTCCTAAGGAAGTTGTCGCTGGTCCAAAGTTTTTAGACTCTAATGGAGTTCAACTTCAAAATGGTGACACCGTTAGAACAATCAAAGATTTAAAAGTTGGTGGTGAAAACCTTAAGTCTGGAACAAAAGTAAAAGGGATACGTTTATTAGAAGATCCTGTCGATGGCCACGATATTTCATGTAAGGTTGATGGGCATGGATCA carries:
- a CDS encoding 2-hydroxyacid dehydrogenase; translation: MKVAMFSTHEYEKEYFLQESKSFNHELIFLETRLTEETAKEANAIPCVCAFVNDNLDFKTLSLLTQGGTKLVALRSTGFNHVDLIACKKLGLSVVRVPDHSPHAVAEHAVSLILSLNRQIPRSYNRVRDGNFSIEGLVGFDLSKKTVGIIGTGKIGSVMARIMLGFGCDVIAHDLIHNQTLSSIGVQYVSLDKLLRTSDIISLHLPLTNKTHYIINEEALAKTKDGVMLINTGRGALIDTKELIESLKQGRIGYAGLDVYEKEEGIFFEDHSGKIIEDDMLSRLMTFPNVIITSHHAFLTKEALRNIALTTLQNIADFESEGTLINEVIPEF
- a CDS encoding rhodanese-like domain-containing protein, with translation MSTKFYIKDGIPTINPEDVNELSNFEIIDVRRLEEFTAELGHIESAKLVTLGPDLKNFINKTEKTKQLIFVCRSGGRSGQATQDALSAGFSEVYNMDGGMLKWNALKLPVWREFKIQE
- a CDS encoding MBL fold metallo-hydrolase encodes the protein MKIQHFFDPDTFTLTYLVIDEKTNDTVIIDPVLDFDPPSGKIDDHSIQKVIDYINQNQLNVKAILETHAHADHLSSSQILKQLFPKAVHGIGEKIKIVQEVFKSHFNLNDLKIDGSQFDHLFKDFEEINFGSLHMKAFPTPGHTPACMSYQFENSVFVGDALFMPDYGTGRCDFPKGSAHDLYHSISKNLYSLPDETNVYVGHDYSPNGREMLFHTTIGESKLKNIQLSAKTTETEYVEFRESRDKKLATPRLLLPSIQVNIDAGHLPSAEANGKSYLKLPLNVQLKSGKL
- a CDS encoding ArsR/SmtB family transcription factor, which translates into the protein MDKLQLLKKQQGSIFESMAGILSAIAAPVRIRLIHFLSQAPLTVEVLAAKTDQSVANTSMHLRKMLNEGLVNVESMGQKRLYTLEPAVLDFWESYQDFIQKLDPTLKINSQELGGDISWTEDWEETRKLIKKQEIIFLDVRPNDEVTDEKEFPSIVHISQQDLKQNLSKLPKRKKILVFCRGRMCALSAYSVNYLRENGYKAYRLEESWTRLKKELLK
- a CDS encoding YeeE/YedE family protein, whose amino-acid sequence is MINAIIGGVLIGLAVSLMLLFNGRVTGISGILGGIIKPQKNDLNWRVAFVGGLLFGGIILRFLKPEAFIQVSSALSIDYIIAGLLVGFGTLLGNGCTSGHGVCGISRLSIRSIVATLTFILFGVISVLIFKFVRGSL
- a CDS encoding DUF6691 family protein, giving the protein MKIFIAFIVGLIFALGLGISGMTEVQVVRGFLDVTGDWNYSLVGVMAGAIFVHSIFFYFIKKRSSPLLDTKFHLPTRKDLDWRLITGAAIFGLGWGWAGICPGPGIVAVTSGNINIIIFIVSMLVGMGIFKLFEDKIK
- a CDS encoding sulfite exporter TauE/SafE family protein; protein product: MIELICGILIGTVMGLTGAGGALVAIPLFMQFMGQSLKEASLYSLVAVVLASLLNFLAQKSFAQYKTGLLIVIASAAGSYLTAPFKAALSSFWIAIILSLVSLYALYSVWFPVKIKTDDQPSHESFWLSTLVGLALGALTTFTGLGGGVLMLPILLGLYHFKQPNAVATSLFAVGLSSLSSLVIQIHQGADFKIGIGFFYLLGGILAAVFLLKRLSQRLSMDILIKIRQIVFSGVVLLALAKILRF
- the chrA gene encoding chromate efflux transporter translates to MKYFEVFFTFFRLGLTSFGGPVAHLSYFHDEFVKKKKWINEHAYADLVALCQFLPGPASSQVGMAIGLNRAGIIGAIVAWIGFTIPSAIILILFGLGMTHLNLNAHQGWLHGLKVVAVSVVAQAVYNMGKKLCPDKERISIALFSSVIVLFFNSAFIQILVLVLAGIFGAYFFKETKELPHIPMESGVKKKTGASFLIIFLVILILLPVFRSVFHYQAINLFDSFYRVGSLVFGGGHVVLPLIQSEVVPTGWVSKDLFMAGYGLAQAIPGPLFAFSAYIGAVSNLYPNGWLGGILCLVAAFLPAFLLIVGILPFWERLRSFPRIRQSMLGINASVVGILLAALYHPVWTSAVFSAKDFALASVGFLLLERWKLASWIVVLLTVLISFLIY
- a CDS encoding zinc ribbon domain-containing protein YjdM, whose translation is MSDESQVCPKCNSPYGYQDRNLWVCPECAHEWTLATVEAPKEVVAGPKFLDSNGVQLQNGDTVRTIKDLKVGGENLKSGTKVKGIRLLEDPVDGHDISCKVDGHGSIYLKCSVVKKDS